From Atribacterota bacterium, a single genomic window includes:
- a CDS encoding YdeI/OmpD-associated family protein, whose product DIIESIKKDKAIWKNYKQFSDSYKRIRIAYIEAARNRPEEFQKRLSNFIDKT is encoded by the coding sequence AAGACATTATTGAATCCATAAAGAAAGATAAAGCTATCTGGAAAAACTATAAACAATTTTCGGATTCCTATAAAAGAATCCGTATTGCTTATATTGAAGCAGCCAGAAACCGGCCAGAAGAGTTTCAAAAGCGACTCTCAAACTTTATTGATAAAACATAA